TGACCGGCACGGAAAGTCCAATATGAACAAAACTGATAACAAATGAATAAAAAATTGTCCAAGCGATACCCAAACTTCCGGCGATACCAAGCAAGCCGACAAGCGGGGTTTGTTTTCGCGATAAAGCGGTGGCCAATGGCAGGCCTGGGATAAAAGCGATTAACAAAAGTGAGAGGATGGTCATTTGATGAGTCCTTCTATAAGAGAGCTAAACTTAGCGCCAATTGTGTCCCGTGTCCACTGTTTCCAGAGGCCATCGGTGGCTTGGGTGAATTTTCGCTTTGCTTCGTCCGTAAGACCGTATTTGATGCATTTTATCAGAGTTTCCGGTTGGTTGGGGTCATAAAGTGTCCAACTGTGAATGGATTCAGGCAAAAGAAGTTTTCTGATGCCCACGTCGCCGGTAATGATTGGTGTGCCGGACTTTAGCGCCAACATTGTTCGTGACGATGATTTTGCCTGGTTGGCAATGGAGTTATCGATTGGATCAATCAGTAGATTGGCCTGACGCGCAAAATCTTCGGAGTTGTTGCTTTGGAAACGACCAAAAAAATGAATGCGATTGCTGTTGCTTAGAAGTTTTGCCTGTGCACGAATTTTATCGGCGTCGATTCCGTCACCGGCCAAGATGAGATGTAGTTTTAGATTCCCGATCGATAGTTCGTTCCAGGCGTTTAATATTTGATCAACCCGATGACCGGATGAAATTGCTAAGCTGCCTAAATATAAAATTATTTGCGAATCCGCGCCCAGGTCAAAATACCGTCGCAAATTAATCGATTCATTCTGTGTGGATTCCGGAATAGCGGTTGGAATTAATTCAATGGGTTTGTTGAGGGATATTTTTTTGTATTGTTCGACCAGGTAAGGTGAGCAAGCGGTTATTAACTGACTTTTTGTGGCGGCTTTTTTGTTGATGTGGTTGAGCCACATTCGTTCCAGTGCATTACTGCGCGATGAGTGCCCTTCGTCGTCATCGGAGTCAAGAATTATTGGCGTGGTGATTTTTTTAATGGCGGAAAAATTTTGTGGATGCGCTTTTACCAAAACAATCAAATCCGGATTCTGTTTTTGCACAGCATCACGCAAACCTTTTTTTGCCGCTAAATAGCGCAACAGTAATTTAAAAATATTTGGTTTTTTTGCTCCATCTCTAAAGCTCGGCCCGGCGATGGTTGTGGGGATAAGCGAGCTTTCCGGCGCATCCATTATTTTCCCGAGTGTGATGAGGTTCACTTCGTGTCCTCTTTTTTTAAGTTCCAGTGCGAGGGGGATTGTGCGGCCGACGATGGTAGAGCTGTTTAATGGCAGCGTCGCGAGAAAAGTAACACGCAAAGGTTTTAAACTCATAGCAATTACAGTAAGGATACATTTTATTGGGCAAATACGTAAGGCAATAAAAAACCGTCGGCAGTGCGAGCTAACGGGGAATCGTGGTGTTTTGTGACGGGTTGTCAGTGGCGATAGTCTTCGATACGGAAAACGGCGGTTCTTGCGATCTTGCGGTATGTGCCGTTTTCGGAGCAATAGCGGTTATGCTCCTTAATCATAAAGAGGATGCATACAACCAACATTAACCATCCGGCCAAACCGACCAGGAGGCTGTAAAACCCGATGGACTTTACCAGCAGGAGACTGGCGAACATTGTGATAATGCCGACGTAAGAGATAATCAGGCAAAAGATCTTCATGTGAAACCTCGAGTGTTGATTGCTAGGAAGGAACGGGAAGGCACGTTTTGTTCAACGTGTTTTGTAATACTATTACTATTTCATTATTGTAAGCAAGCACGTATCGCTCTCAAAGAAATTATGACAAAAAATCTTTATTTGTCTTGCGTTTTATATTTGTGTATAGACGGAAATAATTTTCAAGAAGTTGGTGGGGTATATTTAACGTGGATTCCCGCTTTCGCGGGAATGACACGTCTGATGTATTGTTTTTGACTTCGCTATTTTAGTTCGTAAACAATTGTTACGTTAGCCGTTATTTCCTGGGTACCGGTTGGGACTTCTGGAGCTTTGGCTTCCATTGCGCCGGCGCCGAGGGGTGTGGCGTTGCTGAAAGTGCGATAAACGTCTGGTGAAGATGCTGACGAGGAAAAAGTTTTTACTCGGCCTAATCCAACTCCCAGTGTCCTGGTTAGTTCTTTGGCTTTGTCTTGCGCGTCGGTAATCGCATTTTTCTGCGCTTCTGTTTGAAGTTTTTCCGGATCATCAATAGTGAACTGCAAATTACCGGCTTGATTAGCGCCTTGAACGGCACTTTGTGCAAGAATATCGCCGACCTTATTAAGGTCGCGAATCTTGATTTCGATATTTTCGGATGCTTCAAAACCTTTCAATGTTTGCTTGCCATTATTCCAATCATAAACGGGATTAATTGATAGGTTTGTTGTTTTGATGTCATCCGCTTTTACGCCTTGGCTTTTAACCGCCGTCAGCACAGCATTAAATTTATCGGTTAGTATCTTTGTGGCGATGCCGGCGGATGTTTGCGTGCCCGTGGTTACACCAATCGAAAATTGCGCGATATCCGGTTTAGCTTCAACTTTTCCTGTACCCTGCACGGATATTTCTCGATTTGCTTCGGTTTCTTTCTGGATACGCTGTGGTTGCGATGCAACGTATTGTCCTCCGACATATAAAAGACCGCCAATTACTACGGCTGTGATGATGTGTTTTTCATTCATT
This window of the bacterium genome carries:
- a CDS encoding glycosyltransferase — encoded protein: MSLKPLRVTFLATLPLNSSTIVGRTIPLALELKKRGHEVNLITLGKIMDAPESSLIPTTIAGPSFRDGAKKPNIFKLLLRYLAAKKGLRDAVQKQNPDLIVLVKAHPQNFSAIKKITTPIILDSDDDEGHSSRSNALERMWLNHINKKAATKSQLITACSPYLVEQYKKISLNKPIELIPTAIPESTQNESINLRRYFDLGADSQIILYLGSLAISSGHRVDQILNAWNELSIGNLKLHLILAGDGIDADKIRAQAKLLSNSNRIHFFGRFQSNNSEDFARQANLLIDPIDNSIANQAKSSSRTMLALKSGTPIITGDVGIRKLLLPESIHSWTLYDPNQPETLIKCIKYGLTDEAKRKFTQATDGLWKQWTRDTIGAKFSSLIEGLIK
- a CDS encoding SIMPL domain-containing protein (The SIMPL domain is named for its presence in mouse protein SIMPL (signalling molecule that associates with mouse pelle-like kinase). Bacterial member BP26, from Brucella, was shown to assemble into a channel-like structure, while YggE from E. coli has been associated with resistance to oxidative stress.), coding for MNEKHIITAVVIGGLLYVGGQYVASQPQRIQKETEANREISVQGTGKVEAKPDIAQFSIGVTTGTQTSAGIATKILTDKFNAVLTAVKSQGVKADDIKTTNLSINPVYDWNNGKQTLKGFEASENIEIKIRDLNKVGDILAQSAVQGANQAGNLQFTIDDPEKLQTEAQKNAITDAQDKAKELTRTLGVGLGRVKTFSSSASSPDVYRTFSNATPLGAGAMEAKAPEVPTGTQEITANVTIVYELK